One window from the genome of Phycisphaerales bacterium encodes:
- a CDS encoding YbaB/EbfC family nucleoid-associated protein: MLDQMRALGAITSLMKDRQKLADAAARVKDRLESARVQGSAGEGAIVVTMSGAMKVIGVHIEPAMASAFSADQASQLLAQDLIAQATNDAMGKAQALARDVVAEEARELGLPEELTSQMGGPLSSALGL, translated from the coding sequence GTGCTTGACCAGATGCGCGCCTTGGGCGCCATTACCAGCCTGATGAAGGACCGCCAGAAGCTGGCCGACGCGGCCGCCCGCGTCAAGGACCGGCTCGAGTCGGCCCGCGTGCAGGGCTCGGCCGGCGAGGGCGCCATCGTCGTCACCATGAGCGGGGCCATGAAGGTCATCGGCGTGCACATCGAACCGGCGATGGCCTCGGCGTTCTCCGCCGATCAGGCAAGCCAGCTCCTGGCGCAGGACCTCATCGCCCAGGCGACCAACGACGCGATGGGCAAGGCCCAGGCGCTGGCGCGAGACGTCGTGGCCGAAGAGGCCCGGGAACTGGGCCTGCCCGAAGAGCTGACCTCGCAGATGGGCGGCCCGTTGTCGTCGGCGTTGGGGCTGTGA
- a CDS encoding NUDIX domain-containing protein, giving the protein MSVRFVPLNRPLRIEVEGQRPSLDESAHASWQTAQRENPRLFDGPILAVRSVDVAAGLIVARPDRFAHVVCQPGGRDLPTTILSVTGVIEAGDPDAIRVLLARRGAQTRSYPGMWEFAPAGGLESPESSGSLGLEGIMQTLRAELREEVGVASPLCDARAIGIVFDSRARSLDVVIRARIEGETPTLQPGAERAWECADARWVDAARLERTLEELDGGVIEPTLEIARHLERST; this is encoded by the coding sequence GTGAGCGTCCGATTCGTTCCGCTCAACCGACCGCTCCGCATCGAAGTTGAAGGCCAACGGCCCTCGCTGGACGAGTCCGCGCATGCAAGTTGGCAGACGGCGCAGCGAGAGAACCCGAGGCTGTTCGATGGACCGATCCTGGCAGTACGTTCGGTCGACGTTGCAGCGGGTTTGATCGTTGCTCGTCCCGACCGCTTCGCGCACGTCGTCTGCCAGCCAGGCGGCCGCGACCTGCCGACGACGATCCTGAGCGTCACCGGGGTCATCGAGGCCGGCGATCCCGACGCGATACGCGTGCTGCTCGCCCGGCGGGGCGCGCAAACGCGGAGCTATCCCGGCATGTGGGAATTCGCGCCCGCGGGCGGGCTCGAGTCTCCAGAGTCATCGGGCTCGCTGGGCCTCGAAGGCATCATGCAAACGCTGCGTGCCGAGCTCCGCGAAGAAGTCGGCGTCGCGTCGCCGCTCTGCGATGCACGGGCGATCGGTATCGTGTTTGATTCCCGCGCCCGGAGCCTCGACGTCGTGATCCGAGCGCGTATCGAAGGCGAGACGCCGACGCTCCAGCCGGGCGCCGAACGAGCCTGGGAGTGCGCTGATGCTCGGTGGGTCGATGCCGCGCGGCTCGAACGCACCCTCGAAGAACTGGATGGAGGCGTGATCGAACCCACGCTCGAGATTGCACGGCATCTAGAGCGATCGACCTAA